One window from the genome of Cucumis melo cultivar AY chromosome 10, USDA_Cmelo_AY_1.0, whole genome shotgun sequence encodes:
- the LOC103499106 gene encoding sm-like protein LSM36B, translated as MSIGGEKGSASTKTPADFLKSIRGRPVVVKLNSGVDYRGILACLDGYMNIAMEQTEEYVNGQLKNKYGDAFIRGNNVLYISTSKRTLAEGSS; from the exons ATGAGTATTGGTGGTGAAAAAGGTTCTGCATCAACAAAGACACCAGCGGACTTTCTCAAATCAATTCGGGGTCGTCCCGTAGTTGTGAAACTCAACTCTGGTGTTGACTACCGAG GTATTCTTGCCTGTCTCGATGGATACATGAATATAGCAATGGAGCAAACCGAAGAATACGTTAATGGACAGTTGAAGAACAAATATGGCGATGCTTTCATTCGCGGAAATAACG TTCTGTACATCAGTACATCAAAGAGGACATTAGCAGAAGGGTCGTCTTAG